The following proteins come from a genomic window of Canis lupus dingo isolate Sandy chromosome 20, ASM325472v2, whole genome shotgun sequence:
- the LOC112666929 gene encoding olfactory receptor 7G1-like, with protein sequence MGLRNNTGVSEFLLMEVTEDPKLKPLLFVLFLSIYLVTILGNLLIILAVICDSHLHTPMYFFLSNLSFTDICLSTTTIPKMLVNIQAEDQSITYTGCLTQIYFILAFGGLESFLLSVMAYDRYVAICHPLRYTVIMNSHLCGLLILLSLCINIGDALMHSLMVLQLSFCTDLEIPLFFCEVVQVIKLACSDTLINNILIYFATSVFGAIPVCGIIFSYTQIVSSVLRIPSTGGKYKAFSTCGSHLSVVSLFYGTGLGVYISSALTSSSRNTAVVSVMYTVVPQMMNPFIYSLRNRDMKGALRKLISRMPSLL encoded by the coding sequence ATGGGACTCAGGAACAACACAGGGGTTTCAGAATTCCTTCTAATGGAAGTGACAGAGGATCCAAAACTGAAGCCCCTCCTCTTTGTTCTGTTCCTGTCCATATACCTGGTCACCATCCTGGGAAACCTGCTCATCATCCTGGCTGTCATCTGTGactcccacctccacacccccatgtacttcttcctgtcCAACTTGTCCTTTACTGACATCTGTTTAAGCACAACCACCATCCCAAAGATGCTGGTGAACATCCAAGCAGAGGATCAGAGCATCACTTACACAGGCTGCCTCACACAGATCTACTTTATCCTGGCTTTTGGTGGTTTggaaagttttcttctttcagtaatggcctatgaccgctatgtggccatctgtcaTCCACTGAGGTACACGGTCATCATGAACTCCCACCTCTGTGGCCTCTTAATTCTACTCTCTTTGTGCATTAACATTGGGGATGCTCTGATGCACAGTCTGATGGTGTTGCAACTGTCCTTCTGCACAGACCTTGAAatccctctcttcttctgtgaAGTTGTTCAGGTCATCAAGCTCGCATGTTCTGACACCCTCATCAATAACATCCTGATATATTTTGCAACTAGCGTATTTGGTGCTATCCCTGTGTGTGGAATCATTTTCTCCTACACTCAGATAGTGTCTTCTGTTTTGAGAATACCATCAACAGGTGGAAAGTATAAAGCCTTTTCCACCTGTGGGTCTCACCTCTCTGTTGTGTCCTTGTTCTATGGGACTGGTTTGGGGGTGTACATTAGTTCTGCTCTTACTAGCTCTTCCAGAAACACTGCAGTGGTTTCAGTGATGTACACTGTTGTCCCTCAAATGATGAACCCCTTCATCTACAGCCTGAGGAACAGGGACATGAAAGGAGCCTTGAGGAAACTCATAAGTAGAATGCCTTCTCTTCTGTGA
- the LOC112666928 gene encoding olfactory receptor 7G2-like: protein MGPKNQTVFSEFFLLGLTEDPELQSLLFSLFLSIYLATILGNGLIILAVICDSHLHTPMYFFLSNLSFTDICLSTTTIPKMLVNIQAQSHSISYTGCLTQVCFVLTFVGLENFLLAAMAYDRYVAICHPLRYTVIMNPQLYGLLMVLSLLISIVNALLHSLMVLQLSFCKDVDIPHFFCELGQIVKLACSDTLINDILAYFAAGLFGGVPLSGIIFSYTQIFSSVLRMPSAGRKYKAFSTCGSHLSVVSFFYGTAFGVYISSALSDSSRKTAMASVMYIVIPQMMNPFIYSLRNSDMQGALKKLFSRIPSFL, encoded by the coding sequence ATGGGACCCAAAAACCAAACagtattttcagaattctttctcTTGGGACTGACAGAGGATCCAGAACTGCAGTCCCTACTCTTCAGCCTGTTCCTGTCCATATACCTGGCCACCATCCTGGGAAACGGGCTCATCATCCTGGCTGTCATCTGTGACTCCCACCTCCACactcccatgtacttcttcctctccaaccTGTCCTTTACTGACATCTGTTTAAGTACAACCACCATCCCAAAGATGCTGGTGAACATCCAAGCACAGAGTCACAGCATCAGTTACACAGGCTGCCTCACCCAGGTCTGCTTTGTCTTGACTTTTGTTGGTTTAGAAAATTTTCTCCTTGCAGcaatggcctatgaccgctatgtggccatctgccatCCCCTGAGGTACACTGTTATCATGAACCCCCAACTCTATGGCTTGCTGATGGTACTCTCACTGCTCATTAGCATTGTCAATGCCCTGCTCCACAGTCTGATGGTGCTACAGTTATCCTTCTGTAAGGACGTGGACATCCCCCACTTCTTCTGTGAGCTTGGTCAGATTGTCAAGCTTGCCTGCTCTGATACTCTCATCAATGATATTCTGGCATATTTTGCAGCTGGCTTATTTGGGGGTGTTCCTCTCTCcggaattattttctcttatactcaaattttctcctctgttttgaGAATGCCATCAGCGGGCAGGAAATATAAAGCTTTCTCCACCTGTGGCTCTCACTTGTCCGTTGTGTCCTTCTTCTATGGGACAGCTTTTGGAGTATACATTAGTTCTGCACTTAGTGACTCTTCCAGGAAGACTGCCATGGCTTCAGTGATGTACATCGTGATTCCTCAAATGATGAACCCCTTTATCTACAGTCTGAGAAATAGTGACATGCAGGGTGCCTTGAAGAAACTTTTCAGTAGGATACCTTCCTTTCTGTGA
- the LOC112666982 gene encoding putative gustatory receptor clone PTE03, whose protein sequence is MEPENQTGVAEFFLLGLSEDPEWQPLLFGLFLTIYLVTVLGNLLIILAISSDSHLQTPMYFFLSHLAFTDICFSTTTIPKMLVNIQRQSKSISYTGCLTQVCFVLFFAGLENFLLAAMAYDRYVAICHPLRYTVIMNPHLCGLLILLTLIISIADALLHSLMVLRLSFCTDLEIPHFFCELAQVIKLACSDTLINNILMYLVTSVLGGVPLLGIIFSYIQIVSSTLRMSSAGGKYKAFSTCGAHLSVVSLFYGTAFGVYISSAVSHSSKDTARASVMYTVVPPMLNPFIYSLRNKDMKGALKKLILFATVSSALVLGF, encoded by the coding sequence ATGGAACCAGAAAACCAAACAGGTGTAGCAGAATTCTTCCTTCTGGGTCTCTCAGAAGATCCAGAATGGCAGCCCCTTCTCTTTGGACTGTTCCTGACCATATACCTGGTCACTGTGCTAGGAAACCTGCTCATCATCCTGGCTATCAGCTCTGACTCCCACCTTCAAacacccatgtacttcttcctctcccacctggCGTTCACTGACATCTGTTtcagcaccaccaccatccccaagATGCTGGTGAACATCCAAAGACAGAGCAAATCCATCAGTTACACAGGCTGCCTCACCCAGGTCTGCTTTGTCCTGTTTTTTGCAGGCTTAGAAAACTTTCTCCTTGCAGcaatggcctatgaccgctatgtggccatctgccatCCACTGAGGTACACAGTCATCATGAACCCCCACCTCTGTGGCCTGCTGATTCTACTCACCCTGATCATCAGCATTGCAGATGCCCTACTCCACAGTCTGATGGTGTTGCGACTCTCCTTCTGCACAGATCTGGAAATTCCCCATTTTTTCTGTGAACTTGCTCAGGTCATCAAGCTCGCCTGTTCTGATACCCTCATCAATAATATCCTGATGTATTTAGTGACCAGTGTATTGGGTGGTGTTCCTCTCCTTGGGATTATTTTCTCTTACATTCAAATTGTCTCTTCTACTCTGAGAATGTCATCAGCTGGGGGGAAATATAAAGCCTTTTCCACCTGTGGGGCTCATCTCTCAGTTGTTTCTTTGTTCTATGGGACAGCTTTTGGGGTGTACATTAGTTCTGCAGTTTCTCATTCTTCCAAGGATACTGCAAGAGCCTCAGTGATGTACACCGTGGTCCCTCCAATGTTGAACCCCTTCATCTACAGCCTGAGGAACAAGGACATGAAGGGAGCCTTGAAGAAACTCATCTTGTTTGCTACTGTGTCATCTGCCTTGGTCTTGGGCTTCTAG